A single genomic interval of Spinacia oleracea cultivar Varoflay chromosome 6, BTI_SOV_V1, whole genome shotgun sequence harbors:
- the LOC110802433 gene encoding uncharacterized protein yields MDDEQPLIEDNHSLAQTNSMVKAMSQITPPHNVSTIQTNPAPLSFRDVVDGSTLWFNEAKKIKDTTLEWEDPPCEPPNSTSSVTFTKPILDKLREPWKLTLMGKCLGIYVRPSFLTQRVRIMWRPKGNLEVIDLGNNVYLFRFSLADDYEKALLGEPWFILDHYLMITKWKPNFRPSTNPFESMTVWIRFPELPVEYYDKQALFEIAKVVGNPIRVDYATNNLTRARYARVCLDLDLSKSLVTSVWVVSQWQRVEYENIHSLCFSCGKIGHSKEKCGSAISASQDKIHADHSPNATSSSTIQALTLQTVLPNQASHISTHGENASAEKNETQGEYGPWTLVTNKKKHKTK; encoded by the coding sequence ATGGATGATGAACAACCGTTGATCGAGGATAATCACTCTCTAGCTCAAACCAATTCTATGGTTAAAGCCATGTCTCAAATAACCCCACCCCATAATGTTTCCACGATACAAACCAATCCAGCCCCACTTTCATTCAGAGATGTCGTTGATGGATCCACCCTTTGGTTCAACGAGGCGAAGAAAATCAAGGATACAACCTTGGAATGGGAAGATCCGCCGTGTGAGCCACCTAATTCAACCTCATCAGTAACGTTTACAAAACCAATTCTAGACAAGCTAAGAGAACCATGGAAGTTGACGTTGATGGGGAAGTGTTTAGGCATTTATGTTCGTCCTTCCTTCTTGACTCAAAGAGTGCGAATCATGTGGAGACCAAAAGGAAATCTCGAAGTCATTGATCTAGGTAATAACGTCTACCTATTTCGGTTCTCTCTTGCTGATGATTATGAGAAAGCCCTTCTAGGAGAGCCTTGGTTCATTCTTGATCATTATCTGATGATCACAAAGTGGAAGCCCAATTTTAGACCATCGACAAATCCATTCGAATCAATGACAGTATGGATAAGATTCCCGGAACTTCCAGTTGAATACTACGACAAACAAGCTCTTTTTGAAATTGCTAAAGTCGTGGGTAACCCGATTAGAGTGGATTATGCAACGAATAACCTAACACGAGCAAGGTACGCAAGGGTATGCCTTGATTTAGATTTATCGAAATCCTTAGTTACTTCTGTTTGGGTGGTTAGTCAATGGCAAAGAGTTGAATATGAAAATATTCATTCCCTTTGTTTCTCTTGTGGAAAAATTGGTCACTCAAAAGAAAAGTGTGGCTCTGCTATTTCCGCTTCCCAAGACAAGATTCATGCTGACCATTCCCCAAATGCCACATCATCATCCACTATACAAGCATTGACTTTGCAAACCGTGTTACCTAACCAAGCCAGTCATATCTCCACCCATGGTGAGAATGCTTCAGCTGAAAAGAATGAAACCCAAGGAGAATATGGGCCGTGGACTTTggtcacaaacaaaaaaaaacacaaaaccaaaTAG